The proteins below are encoded in one region of Synechococcus sp. MU1643:
- a CDS encoding thiol-disulfide oxidoreductase DCC family protein encodes MASPSVPDLTLLFDGGCPLCAREVRFLQRRDRRGRLAFVDIDASDYDSEAHAGISYRVAMGRIHAITGSGEVLRDVAVFREAYRLIGLGWLYTPTRWPLIGGVVDWVYGIWAARRLQITGRADLETLCQGRCEMH; translated from the coding sequence ATGGCCAGCCCCTCTGTCCCCGATCTGACCCTGCTGTTCGACGGAGGCTGTCCGTTGTGTGCGCGCGAAGTTCGGTTTCTGCAGCGGCGTGACCGCCGGGGCCGGCTGGCTTTTGTCGACATTGATGCCTCTGATTACGACTCAGAGGCCCATGCCGGCATCAGCTATCGGGTCGCCATGGGCCGTATTCATGCCATCACAGGCTCCGGGGAGGTGCTGCGTGATGTGGCCGTCTTTCGTGAGGCTTATCGGCTAATTGGTCTGGGGTGGCTTTACACACCGACCCGCTGGCCCTTGATCGGCGGCGTGGTCGATTGGGTCTATGGGATTTGGGCCGCTAGGCGGCTTCAGATCACCGGGCGCGCCGACCTTGAGACCCTGTGCCAAGGCCGCTGTGAGATGCACTGA
- a CDS encoding inorganic diphosphatase, with translation MANLDQAPSRSMPNLLHVLPAFADEAELRLNTIVELNSNTINKYELITETGHLKLDRVGYSSLAYPFAYGCIPRTWDEDGDPLDIEIVGVTEPLIPGSIVEARIIGVMTFDDGGEVDDKVIAVLADDKRMDHIKSWEDLGEHWKKETTYYWEHYKDLKKPGTCTVNGFFGTEKAVEIIKSCEARYMAEIDPKLVD, from the coding sequence ATGGCCAACCTCGATCAGGCACCCAGCCGCAGCATGCCCAACTTGCTGCATGTGCTTCCGGCCTTCGCTGATGAAGCCGAACTTCGTCTCAACACGATCGTGGAGCTCAACTCCAACACGATCAATAAGTACGAGCTGATCACCGAAACCGGTCATCTGAAGCTGGACCGCGTCGGTTACTCCTCGCTGGCTTACCCCTTCGCCTATGGCTGCATTCCGCGCACCTGGGATGAAGATGGCGACCCTCTTGATATAGAAATCGTTGGGGTCACCGAGCCACTGATTCCTGGTTCGATTGTGGAAGCCCGCATCATCGGTGTGATGACCTTTGACGACGGTGGTGAAGTCGACGACAAGGTGATCGCTGTTCTTGCCGACGACAAGCGAATGGATCACATCAAGAGCTGGGAAGATCTTGGTGAGCACTGGAAGAAAGAGACCACCTACTACTGGGAGCACTACAAGGATCTGAAGAAGCCTGGCACTTGCACGGTGAATGGTTTCTTCGGCACTGAAAAGGCCGTTGAGATCATCAAGAGCTGTGAGGCTCGCTACATGGCTGAGATCGATCCCAAGTTGGTCGACTGA
- a CDS encoding 4a-hydroxytetrahydrobiopterin dehydratase: protein MPVERLDAAQKSALTTALPNWVVDGDRLHRDLQFNSFVEAFGFMAQVALLAESKNHHPNWSNVYNRVSIDLTTHDLGSLSSLDVELASAIDALLPP from the coding sequence ATGCCGGTTGAACGTCTCGACGCCGCCCAGAAGTCGGCACTCACCACAGCCTTGCCCAATTGGGTCGTGGACGGAGACAGGCTGCACCGTGATCTTCAGTTCAACAGCTTCGTGGAGGCCTTTGGATTCATGGCACAAGTGGCCTTGCTGGCCGAATCCAAAAATCATCATCCCAACTGGAGCAACGTCTACAACCGCGTTTCGATCGACCTAACCACCCATGATCTCGGCAGCCTCAGCAGCCTGGATGTGGAGCTGGCCAGCGCCATTGATGCTCTGCTGCCACCATGA
- a CDS encoding ABC transporter ATP-binding protein, which translates to MEPTVGLDGVWHSYGDASDGWTLKGVDLQVASGELLGLLGPSGCGKTTLLRLIAGFERPRRGTVQLDQRMVAGDGVWMEPERRGVGMVFQDYALFPHLNAWQNASFGLPRRNPNHERVAWLFELLGLKGLEQRYPHQLSGGQRQRLALARALAPAPRVVLLDEPFSSLDVEVRLRLRSELASVLDACGASGVIVTHDPGEALAICDRVAVMRDGVLHQCASPPEIVRSPATPFVGSFVLQRNLIPVQAQGQGQLSCLLGELDASAPWVQADRRASDDCCVLVDPHDINVVADSEGEASILGREFLGDSWEYRIRVADVLVRANCPIDQEHPPHTRCRLTFRDGAKVTLLPLGQAST; encoded by the coding sequence ATGGAGCCAACGGTTGGTTTAGACGGGGTCTGGCATAGCTACGGCGATGCGTCTGATGGCTGGACCTTGAAGGGGGTTGATCTTCAGGTGGCGTCAGGGGAGTTGTTGGGCTTGCTGGGCCCCTCCGGCTGTGGCAAAACCACCTTGCTTCGTTTAATTGCTGGCTTCGAACGCCCCCGACGCGGCACGGTGCAACTGGATCAGCGAATGGTGGCTGGAGATGGGGTCTGGATGGAACCAGAACGCAGGGGTGTTGGCATGGTGTTCCAGGACTACGCCCTATTCCCTCACCTGAACGCTTGGCAGAACGCCAGTTTCGGTTTGCCTCGGCGGAATCCCAACCATGAGCGCGTGGCTTGGTTGTTTGAGTTGCTTGGGCTGAAGGGGCTCGAGCAGCGCTACCCGCACCAGCTTTCCGGTGGCCAGCGGCAACGGCTGGCGTTGGCCCGTGCTTTGGCCCCAGCGCCAAGGGTTGTCCTGCTTGATGAGCCTTTTTCAAGTCTTGATGTGGAGGTGAGGCTCCGCCTGCGTAGTGAGCTCGCCTCTGTGCTCGACGCCTGCGGTGCGAGCGGTGTGATCGTCACCCATGACCCCGGAGAAGCCCTGGCGATTTGCGATCGTGTTGCCGTGATGCGGGATGGAGTGCTGCATCAATGTGCATCGCCCCCCGAGATCGTGAGATCACCGGCGACTCCTTTTGTTGGATCCTTTGTGCTCCAGCGCAATTTGATTCCGGTTCAGGCCCAAGGCCAAGGCCAGTTGTCCTGTCTGCTGGGAGAACTGGATGCATCCGCCCCATGGGTCCAGGCTGACCGCAGAGCCTCCGATGACTGTTGTGTGCTGGTGGATCCGCACGACATCAACGTCGTCGCCGATTCCGAAGGTGAGGCAAGCATCTTGGGACGTGAATTTCTGGGTGATTCATGGGAATACCGAATCCGTGTCGCTGATGTGCTGGTGCGGGCTAACTGTCCGATCGATCAGGAGCATCCTCCCCACACCCGTTGCCGCCTCACGTTCAGGGATGGGGCCAAAGTCACGCTGCTTCCGCTTGGCCAAGCGTCGACATAA
- a CDS encoding secondary thiamine-phosphate synthase enzyme YjbQ: protein MSVQQILHQISVQTPGRGFSRLDSRLNTWIRSTGLDQGVLHLTCLHTSASLTINENADPRVLQDLDAWMADAVPEHRRYLHDDEGADDMPAHIRTALTSQTLSLSICRGQLLLGTWQAVYLWEHRCAAHTRTIACHLFGEPSSRSTPENNTQTSSATPQTLLSLRNGERINQAIQARHDPNAWETDDGIDTDTDLMIDRLHELSD from the coding sequence GTGAGCGTGCAGCAGATCCTGCATCAGATCTCAGTTCAAACCCCGGGGAGGGGCTTCTCCCGTCTGGACAGTCGGTTGAACACTTGGATCCGCAGCACGGGACTGGATCAGGGCGTTCTGCATCTCACCTGTCTGCACACCAGTGCCAGCCTCACGATCAACGAGAACGCTGATCCACGGGTGCTGCAAGACCTGGATGCATGGATGGCCGATGCCGTTCCAGAACACCGCCGTTATCTCCATGACGACGAAGGAGCCGATGACATGCCGGCCCACATCCGAACCGCGCTCACCAGCCAGACCCTGAGCCTGAGCATCTGCAGAGGCCAACTGCTGCTGGGCACCTGGCAAGCCGTTTACCTCTGGGAGCACCGCTGCGCTGCTCACACCAGAACGATCGCCTGCCACCTGTTCGGTGAGCCATCGAGCCGCTCCACCCCTGAGAACAACACGCAGACCAGCTCAGCAACGCCTCAAACTCTTTTGAGCCTGCGCAATGGCGAAAGGATCAATCAAGCCATTCAGGCCCGCCACGACCCCAATGCATGGGAAACCGACGACGGCATCGATACAGACACCGATCTGATGATTGATCGATTGCATGAGCTGAGCGACTGA
- a CDS encoding GTP-binding protein, whose protein sequence is MTTAPATANVPVTILSGFLGAGKTTLLNHILSNQQGVKTAVLVNEFGEIGIDNDLIVTTDEDMVELSNGCICCSINGELMEAVERVIERPEPLDYIVVETTGLADPLPVAMTFLGSELRDQTRLDSIITLIDAENFDNVVLDTEVGRAQVIYGDILLLNKCDLVSEERLEAVEQQLRDVKNDARILRSVKGDVPLALLLSVGLFESDKVNSPAADPSLDHSDCDHDHGHCSHDHDHGHDDHEHDHGHTPSHDHGHPEHSHGDHQDIEGFTSMSFQNDGPFSLRKFQNFLDNQMPQEVFRAKGILWFNESERRHVFHLAGKRFSIDDTDWNGDRKNQLVLIGRNIDHNTLRQQLQACVAPDAGKGFS, encoded by the coding sequence ATGACCACTGCACCAGCCACCGCCAACGTCCCCGTCACCATTCTCAGCGGCTTCCTCGGAGCAGGGAAAACCACGCTGCTGAACCACATCCTGAGCAATCAGCAGGGGGTGAAGACCGCGGTGCTGGTGAATGAGTTCGGTGAAATCGGCATCGACAACGATCTGATCGTCACCACCGATGAAGACATGGTCGAGCTGAGCAACGGCTGCATCTGCTGCTCAATCAACGGCGAGCTGATGGAGGCGGTGGAACGGGTGATTGAACGCCCAGAGCCACTCGATTACATCGTCGTCGAAACCACCGGTCTGGCGGATCCTTTGCCGGTTGCGATGACCTTCCTTGGCAGTGAGCTGCGGGATCAAACCCGCCTGGATTCGATCATCACGTTGATCGATGCAGAAAACTTCGACAACGTTGTGCTGGATACGGAAGTTGGCCGGGCACAGGTGATTTACGGCGACATCCTGCTGCTGAACAAGTGCGACCTCGTCTCCGAAGAGCGGCTTGAGGCCGTCGAGCAGCAACTCAGAGACGTCAAGAACGATGCGCGGATCCTGCGGTCTGTGAAAGGAGACGTGCCCCTGGCCCTGTTGCTGAGCGTTGGACTGTTCGAATCCGACAAGGTGAATTCCCCCGCCGCCGATCCGAGCCTGGATCACAGCGACTGCGACCACGACCATGGCCACTGCAGTCATGACCACGACCACGGTCATGACGACCATGAGCATGATCACGGTCATACACCCAGCCATGACCACGGACACCCTGAACACAGCCACGGTGACCATCAGGACATTGAGGGATTCACCTCCATGTCCTTCCAAAATGATGGTCCCTTCTCCCTGCGCAAGTTCCAGAACTTCCTGGACAACCAAATGCCCCAAGAGGTATTCCGGGCTAAGGGAATCCTCTGGTTCAACGAAAGTGAACGCCGCCACGTGTTCCACCTAGCAGGCAAACGCTTTTCCATTGACGACACCGACTGGAACGGCGATCGCAAGAATCAGTTGGTGCTGATCGGCCGCAACATCGACCACAACACGCTGCGACAGCAACTCCAGGCCTGTGTGGCACCGGATGCAGGAAAAGGTTTCAGCTGA
- a CDS encoding carboxypeptidase M32: MASAATVWGQLGAHLRETQLLGSIQSTLYWDQNTRMPSGGASWRGEQLTLLATQLHARQSAAAYADLLAAARQHWNTGERCPEQGRNLDLLEQDLQRQQSLDPALVAALAKAKANGYNRWQQARSASDFSLFAPALQTLINLRQEQAKQLDEPRSCWETLAQPFEPDLRLERLEALFAPLRQRLPQLVAQASTRPRPRSADWDLDESSQQDLCDQLLGAWGRNPAITCMARSPHPFSITLGPADYRITTRVVPGQPLSCFLATAHEWGHSLYEQGLPDQSHQWFAWPLGQATSMAVHESQSLFWENRVARSRPFAEQWWKRFAQVGAPFSGAQDMWQAMNPMAPGLNRVEADELSYGLHILIRTDLEIALLEEGLEVKDLPDEWNQRYQQLLGVRPMNDAEGCLQDVHWSEGLFGYFPSYLLGHLISAQLSEAMAEAIGSPEEHVERGDVTPLLAWLREHVHPLGRGVNADQLVERVTGRPLSTDAFLGYLENKLDRLQLVSSRLQLDELRGP; encoded by the coding sequence ATGGCTTCTGCCGCAACGGTTTGGGGGCAGCTGGGAGCCCATCTGAGAGAGACACAGCTGCTCGGCTCGATTCAGAGCACTCTGTACTGGGACCAGAACACCCGCATGCCCTCTGGCGGGGCGTCCTGGCGGGGTGAACAGCTCACGCTGCTGGCGACCCAGCTTCATGCCCGTCAGAGCGCAGCGGCCTATGCGGATCTGCTGGCCGCAGCGCGTCAGCACTGGAACACCGGTGAGCGATGCCCTGAGCAGGGCCGCAATCTGGATCTGCTGGAACAGGATCTGCAGCGGCAGCAGTCCCTCGATCCAGCTCTTGTCGCCGCCTTGGCCAAGGCCAAGGCCAATGGCTACAACCGTTGGCAGCAGGCTCGATCGGCCTCTGATTTCAGCCTCTTCGCACCGGCGCTTCAGACCTTGATTAACTTGCGTCAGGAGCAGGCTAAACAGCTGGATGAGCCTCGCTCCTGTTGGGAGACCCTGGCGCAACCTTTCGAGCCAGATCTGCGTCTGGAGCGTCTCGAGGCTTTGTTTGCTCCGTTACGGCAACGGTTGCCGCAGTTGGTTGCTCAGGCATCCACCCGGCCTCGCCCCCGATCAGCGGACTGGGATCTCGATGAGTCCAGCCAGCAAGATCTTTGTGATCAGCTGCTCGGTGCCTGGGGCCGCAATCCTGCCATCACCTGCATGGCGCGCTCGCCCCACCCCTTCTCGATCACGCTGGGACCGGCAGATTACCGTATCACCACGCGCGTGGTGCCAGGGCAGCCGTTGTCGTGTTTCCTCGCCACTGCCCATGAATGGGGACATTCTCTGTACGAACAGGGTTTGCCGGACCAGAGCCACCAATGGTTTGCCTGGCCCTTAGGACAGGCAACCTCGATGGCGGTGCATGAAAGTCAGTCGCTGTTCTGGGAGAACCGTGTTGCCCGGAGCCGTCCATTCGCGGAGCAGTGGTGGAAGCGTTTCGCACAGGTCGGGGCTCCCTTCAGCGGCGCCCAGGACATGTGGCAGGCGATGAATCCGATGGCGCCTGGTTTGAATCGGGTTGAGGCGGATGAACTCAGCTATGGCTTGCACATCCTGATCCGCACGGATCTCGAGATTGCTCTGCTGGAAGAGGGTTTGGAGGTGAAGGATCTCCCTGACGAATGGAACCAGCGCTATCAACAGCTCCTGGGTGTACGGCCGATGAACGATGCCGAGGGATGCCTTCAGGATGTGCACTGGAGTGAAGGTCTGTTTGGCTATTTCCCCTCGTATCTGTTGGGGCACTTGATCAGTGCGCAGTTGAGCGAAGCGATGGCGGAGGCCATCGGGTCTCCGGAAGAGCATGTGGAGCGTGGCGACGTCACGCCCTTGCTGGCTTGGCTGCGTGAGCATGTTCACCCGCTCGGACGCGGTGTGAATGCCGATCAATTGGTGGAGAGGGTCACCGGTCGGCCCCTGAGCACCGATGCCTTCCTCGGCTATCTGGAGAACAAGCTTGATCGGCTGCAACTGGTCTCTAGCCGCTTGCAACTCGACGAGCTGAGGGGCCCGTAG